From the Tripterygium wilfordii isolate XIE 37 chromosome 6, ASM1340144v1, whole genome shotgun sequence genome, one window contains:
- the LOC120000839 gene encoding protein SHI RELATED SEQUENCE 1-like, whose translation MAGLFYLSGVGRGGGGTSKGGEEKDQENNYNNSNNNNNNYIHDNHLYLYRNEEIYNKRFEIWPDHHHMTNYSTFGVGPSSNRRTTGTTTLNFSSFDDQSSKSAGFMRGFGGGGGGGMNCQDCGNQSKKDCPHMRCRTCCKSRGFQCQTHVKSTWVAAAKRRERQQQQGQQQQVGHENPKRHRENINQAGASSSLACYTRSGLEVASQFPSEVNSPADFRCVRVSAIEDADEQFAYQTAVNIGGHVFRGILYDQGPDARYGGGGGGESSSGGSGAHHHHQQLNLINTTTTTTGTSNQLLDPSMYPAQLNAFIAGTQFFPPPRP comes from the exons ATGGCAGGGTTGTTTTATTTGAGTGGTGtagggagaggaggaggagggacaAGCAAGGGAGGAGAAGAGAAAGATCAAGAGAATAATTATaacaatagtaataataataataataattatattcatGATAACCACTTGTATTTGTACAGGAACGAAGAGATCTACAACAAGAGGTTTGAGATATGGCCAGACCACCACCACATGACCAACTACTCAACGTTTGGTGTTGGCCCTAGTAGCAATAGAAGAACTACTGGAACAACCACCTTAAACTTCTCTTCTTTTGATGATCAGTCATCAAAATCAGCAGGATTTATGAGGGGatttggaggtggtggtggtggaggtatGAATTGTCAAGATTGTGGAAACCAATCAAAGAAAGATTGTCCACATATGAGATGTAGAACTTGTTGTAAGAGCCGAGGGTTTCAGTGCCAAACACACGTCAAAAGCACTTGGGTCGCCGCTGCTAAAAGGCGTGAACGTCAACAACAGCAAGGTCAACAACAACAAGTAGGTCACGAGAACCCCAAAAGGCATAGAGAGAACATCAATCAAGCCGGTGCTTCCTCCTCTCTTGCTTGCTATACTCGTTCAG GGTTGGAAGTCGCGAGTCAATTCCCGTCGGAAGTCAACTCACCGGCAGATTTTCGGTGCGTGAGAGTCAGCGCAATCGAAGATGCGGACGAGCAGTTTGCGTATCAAACGGCTGTGAACATAGGAGGGCATGTGTTTAGGGGAATTCTATACGATCAAGGTCCCGATGCCCGCTacggtggtggtggcggtggagAGAGCTCATCAGGCGGTAGTGgagctcatcatcatcatcaacagctCAATTTGATCAACACCACCACAACAACCACCGGGACTAGCAACCAACTGCTTGATCCTTCTATGTACCCAGCTCAACTAAATGCTTTTATTGCTGGTACGCAATTCTTCCCACCTCCAAGGccttaa